GCCAAGTGTGTTTGTTAACGGTGGGGATTAAAAAACAGCATAAGTCGCCCTGGTCTGGTTTAGTCTGTGGACTCTCTGGTGTAATCCATGGCGATGCCGGTTTACCGTCGGCTTACGTAAAAACACACTCATTGAACGGAAGTACACCGGAAATTGTACCGGGCTTGCtaactttgtatgtgtgttagtaccaatgtgtgtgtttgtgtgagaacgTCAGCAATGttcacatgtagtcatttagcagccgctcttatccagagcgacttacagtaagtacagggactttcaGGTacagggcaagtagggtgaagtgccttgcccaaggacacaatataattttgacacggccgagaatcgaaccggcaaccttctgattactagcccgactccttaaccgctcagccatttgaccctTAAATGATTAAAAAGTGTTTGCACATCCTTCAGGACGTCTTAATTTACTGTAACTTccaacagcagagagagggccGTTCATTCaggtgaaaagagagagggattagAGACACATTTAACTGCCACAGCTTACATCATCACTTCACACGGTGAGCAGCCACACCAGGGGGCCAGCTGaaaggtgtgtgtacgtgtgtgtctccTCAAATTGGACGACTGCACCCATTGTTTCCCCCCGTCCGACTCCCAACTgtaccgcgtgtgtgtgtgtgcccctgaGCAGCGCCTGTGACCGCTTAAGTACCTCCCCAGGAGCTTCACACGTGGCGTGGGGCTTTAAGGAGGTGAGAGTGTGCCAACTGCATCCAGCAAGCCAGGAAGCAAGCGAGGGTTACAGCTCCATGTCACGCAGATAGCCGTGGCTAGGGTTAGGCATGGGTAGGGTATGTTTGGCTGGGATATGGTATGTATGTTAGGCTGGGCTAGGGTGTTAGTTTGGGCTAGAAACAGGTTTTGTGTACAGCACCAGGTCTATTTGACCACATTGCTTTCCACCCAAACACTAGTTTCAAgtttttttattgtcaggtgctcagaacaacacaaggtcagactgggcactcaGAGTGACTTGGAGTCATTGGTAAACTTAGATTAATTTGGATTGGCAGGGACAAGGTAATGAGGCAAAACATGGTAATTGGCAGGTCAAAGGGACAGCTGGGAAAATGAGTTACAGAATCTCACATGCTTTTTCCTGGAACATTTTGGGGGCGTGGTGGCCAATTAGATTGAATTTTTGCCACTCAAGAAAAGCACACAGAAAGTTAGTCATTGGTACACAAATGTGGCACTCTGAGCCATTTCGTTTGAACAGAAAAGCAAGTACAACGCGTGCATCCTAAGTGTCAGGGTGATATTACAGTCATCACTCAGTATACAGGCTTCCCATCAAATAAAACCTGCATGACTTCACACTTACTAGGATATATAGATACATGCCACACACAAGTTACATGTAGGTAAAAAGACACCGCCTGACTGCCCCCTCCCATGACTGTATCACTCACTGTACACCCcgttcaccacacacacacacacacgcacacacacacacacagctggtggGTGCATGCCAGCGGAAAAGTCCCTCCAATTACCGAGGATCAAAGTTTGTTAACCGATAAAGTATGGCTAAATATGAGCACAGGCCAGCCCGTGAATTGCTTCCCAACATCACCGTCATTTAGATATCAATCTGTGTGTGGGCCAACAGACACCttcatccctctgtctgtcttatcgtctctctctttcttttcttcccctcctttttccattccctctttctcactcggTCTCAAGGCTGCTTTTCAGCCGCACAGCAAAGAGCGGGACTTCCCCAGCTCTCCCGAAAATCTATTTATAACTGGCTTCTCTCATCGTTCTGGGGCGAACCCAGACACAATGGGAAAACGGCTAGAGAGGGAGatttggaggaggggagaaaaggTGAGAGCGTGAACACAGGCGGCGAGAGATGAGACGAGCGAGGGATCCGAATGgagagttagaaagagagagggggggggggtggagggagggaggggaggatggagggatttTGTCGTTGAGCCCCACACAGGCCTGGCTCAGCCCAGGCTGAGGGGTTGGCAACCCAACACAGCAGAAACACCCGAACAAAAGGAGCATTTATTGGAGGAGGAAAAAAGGGGGCGGTggaatggagggatgacagggggAGGGAATGCCGTACAGAGGCATTTGGGAGCCCTGTGAGGGAAACGCTGGCCCCATCTCAACATTCACAGCCAACGTGCAAcattctctgtcccccccccaccccccatccccaagTGTGCTTGCTCATTTAAATTAAAAGTTCAACAGGGAAGACTAGCTAGGGCTGCATTCTCCATTGGGGGCTGTATTTTCTTGGAAAACCGTATTAGCTAATGCTAAGGCTACACGACTCAGCACTTACCTACCTCTATATAAATCCTGCCTTGCTGTTAAATGGTGGTCTTTATTCACGAGCGGCTGGCGGGCCGTTCTAATGAGCTGATTTAAGACAGACAGTGGCTCTGAAAGGAAACACTTGTCTTCTTCGATAAAACGTTAGCCAGAATGTAGATCCTCTGGCCGAGACAATAAGCTATTGTGAGCTATAGATTAATTTCCTACTTATACTAATCATTTATATAAATTTcagctcaaaaaggttgacagCAATAGGTATGATTAGATTACTTTGTGAGTCTACTTTGTTGAAAATGTCACAATAGAATCTCTTGGCATTTATCGTTTCCTTTTTAATGATCCATGATAAAATAACAATCCATATTCCAATAGGTTGTCTCTTCCACACAGCCATACAAAACCACTGCTGAATAAATCCAAaagtctccctgcctgccttgAACTTCAACTGGCTTAAAGAGCAGCCGTGAGCCCGTACATGTCTCAGATTGAGGATTACACAAACGGTAGTCAAAATCTGATTGGCGGTGGCGGCTGGATAATCTGGCGCCAGAAGAAACTGAATATAGACCTGAGAGATAGACGGACTGGGGGGGCAGCGATCCCACTGGTGCACCAAGAAAGACACTCTACTTCATCTGAATAATGCAGACAGCACAGTGGGGGACAGTGGAAGAGCGgaaaagtgagtgagagagagagcgagagagagagagagagagagtgtgagagagagagagacagacagtgagagatagtgagagagagagagagagagcgtgagagagagagagagagagagagagagagagagcgtgagagacagagtgagagagagcgtgagagagagagagagagagagagagagcgtgagagagagagagagcgtgagagagagagagagagagagagagtgagtgagagagtgccGGCCGCTCACCTGTGCCGTCCTTGCTTCCATTCTGGTGCGTGCGCAGCTCCTCTGACTTGTAGAAATCGATGCTGGCGTAGGTGTTGAGGCTGGAGCCGccgccgccccccgcccccgccccgaCGACACCCGCCAGCGGCCCGCTGCTCAGCACGGACGAGTACAGCCGGGAGGGGACGgccaggctggtggaggagccGTCCAGGCTCGAATGAGGGCTCTCTTTGTTGGCCAAGTCCAAGTCTATGTAATTGAGGCCTTGCTCTATGGACGAAGCCTGGGCGGCGGGTTGGGAGGACggtgagggatggagaaacGGCGTGGGCGGGTCTCCCACGGGCCCCCAGAGCATGCTGTCGAAGCCCAGTCTGCGAGCCACGGCCTGGGCTTGCTCAGGGAACAGGGAGGcggtagaggaggaagaggcggagGTGGTAGGAAGGGAGGGCGAGGCCAGGAAGGTTTCGGAGCAGTGACGTCTGCGGCCCTGGGGGTCGGCCCGTATCACTTTGGCGCCGTGGTCTGGGTTGGGCCCAGGTTTGGCCAGAGGGAAGTCCAGCCCCAGGGTCAGTCCTGTGGTGTCgggcctggagggggagggggctttGGGAGAAACATTGGACAAGTTGGGGATGGTGTTGTTATTCAGGCTGAAGACCATCTCAGTGTAGTCCCCACAGGACCGTGGCGACTCCGACTCCGACACGGACGGGATGGTCTGCCTGGTCCTCCTCGGCCCTGCCTCCGCCCCTATCGACGCGTCCTCCTGGGGGGTAGCGCTGCGCTCGTCACAGGCCTTGGGCACCGTGGCCAGGGCCGGGGGCGTGAGAGGGGTGGGGAACGAAGGAAAGCCCAggggggtcagagagaggggcgagggggACGGAGAGGGGCCCAGGTCCATGTTGACATACTCGGAGCCAGAAGGAGGCGTgacgggggtggaggggctgtgggagagagggaggaacccCCCCAGGCAGGATGCGGGGCGGTGAAGGGGCCGCTGGTGGGTGGAACCATGGGGCAAGGACATGCCGTGGCGTAAGCCCCTCCCTCGCCCGCCCCCCCCACTAACCCCACCGCGGGGGCTCTTCTCCCCCTTGAACTCGATGCTGACGTATTCGCCAGGGCTCTTGGGCTCCGGGGCAAGAGGATTCTCCCGGACCCTGGGCAGGGTGTTGGCTTTGGACACGTCCACAAATAGGCTCACAGGCCTGGTCCGGCCGGTCCCTTGCTGGCCCTGCTTGGGCCCTGCGGATCCTCTCCGCTGCTGGAGGTTACCGGCGCTTTTGGAGTGGGCTTCCCCAGCAGAGGGGCCTGCCCCCTGGGCCACACGCTCGTCGCTCTCCCCCAAGCTCTCGCTGCTGGCTGAGCTGGacgagtaggaggaggaggagagggagaaatggcGGCCAACCGCTGCCCCTACCCCCAAAGGCTGGTCTTCGCGTCCGCCCGCCGCTCTGCCTCCTCCCGtccccctgctgctgctcccgtTGGGCCTTCTCCCTCGCCCTGGCCCTTCCTCAAAGTGTCCGCTAGAAGGCATGTGTTTGTAGGAGCGGGGCAGGGAGTAGAAAGAGTAGACCATCTTGGGTGCCGGCTGTGGGGGTTGATGGTCCATCTGGGAGGGGTGCTCCGGTGGCGGCGGACTGCTATTGGCTGAGCGGGCACTGATGGGCGACATGTTCATGTAGTCGCTGCCCacccggctgtcggcgctgccgctGCCCatccaggccccgcccccgagCCCGCCTCGCTGGTCAGGGGAGCAGCTGCTGTTGGGTGACATCATCATGTAGCCGTCGGAGCCTGGCGGCGGGCGGATCTGCTGTGGCGGCGACACGCTGTTGTTGGGGGTCATGGCCATGTAGTCGTCCGCGGGCTTGGACTCCGAGTCCGACGTGGACAGCGAGTGGGACAGGGAAACTGGGGGGGCGGTAACCCCTGGCAACATGGACATGTAGCCGTTATCCACCCCTATGACctttccaccaccacctccttcgGCTTTGATCTCCCCGGCAACGTCGAGGTAGCCtgcgcctcctcctccagcagccatCCCTGACTCTTTcctggcggaggaggaggtggaggaggaggaggtggtggtgaaggACTCTCGGCTGGTGCTCCGAGACATGATGGCGTAGTCGGCGGCGTCCTCGtcgggctcctcctcctcccccctgcgaAGTCGCGGGGCCAGCCTCTCCAGTGCCATGGGTGGCAAGGAGGCCCGCTTGCTCAGCAGCCTGCGCTCGGCCTCACATTCCCGGCTAGAGGACCGGCGGAGCACCCttctggtctgggcctgggagctggaggagggagctccAGCACCAGGCAAGGAGCTGGAGGTAGGACCGCCAACATTCCCATTCCCattcccaccaccaccaccacgctgACCCATTAGAATGTAGTTTGTCTCTTCACCCAGGGACGGGCCCCCCAGGCTGCCCACAGACCCTCCGGGCAGGCCGGGGGAGGGGGCCAGAAGGGAGTGCTCGCCGGGGCTGGAGCCGTACTCATCCGAGGAGCCATAGTCGCTGGGGGAGCCCGACACGGAGGTGCACTGCGAGATAATACGGGTGTAGGCgccggctcctccccctccgcccgtggctccccccaaccccccgaACTCGGAGCCGTGgccggagctggaggagaggctgggggccgGCGAGGGCGTGGGCGTGGAGATGGAACGCATCAGTCCCAGGGAGTTCTTGGCCGGCGTCAAAGCAGAACGTGCCGACTTGGACCTGAGAATGGGCGTGGTGGAACACGAGCCGTTTGTGGTGGGGCTTCCGGTTGCCGTGCCCCTGCCTGGCCCTTCGTCCCCCTTGCTGTCGCTGGTGGAGTGAGACCTGGGGAAGCTGTGTCGGGGCGTGGGGGAGGCGTTGGCGCTGTTCCCCCCTCCACCCGTCCCGTTTGCCCCGACGGGGGGTTCAGTTCTGGGCCGGCGGGTGAAGCCCACCTGGCtcggtggggggttggggtggtgcCGGCGAGACGGGACGCTTATGGGGTTGGAGGCTGTGGCGCCCCCTCCAGGGCCGGAGTTGGACTGGGACTTGCTGCGCTGGCGGAATTCCTCACTCAGGGCTTTCATGGCTTCTAGAAGAGTCTCGTGCATGTTCTGGGCCACCACGGAGTCATCAACCTGCAGCGAGACACAATCCTCTGTCTCGGTCACTCAAGTACTAATCACATGTAACATGAGACTAGCGAACAAGAGTCACGCGTCCTACAAACTCACCGTTAAGTACACTGATCGAGAATGGGATCATGCATTATGCACGCGTTGAAGATGAAGGGGATGGGCGTATCGCTTTCAATCGAAGGGCGTTTTGATAAAGGGAAACGCAAGACGTAAAATCAGCAAGCGTTCAATCTCACCTGCATCCAGAACTCGCCCGGTCCCGTGACGGCCGAGCGGCCCACCTCCACGAAGAAGAAGTTCTCCGAGTGTCCGCAGCGCCGCACGTTCATCAGCTGCAGCACCACGGCGGCCGCGTCCGAGTTGAGCTTGACAAAGTTCACCGTCTTTTCCGTCAGGCACAGCCGGTAGACGCCCACCAGATTCTTGGCCTGGCCCAGGCCCTTAGGCCACACCTTCACCTGCCACACCTCCTTGAAGGCGGGGCCAGGATTGGGCACACCATAGTCCCCCGCACCGCTGCTGTCAGTTGGGGTCTTacctagagagggagaggagaggggaaagagtaGGTGAAGGAATGGAGatgaagaaagaagaaaaggcTCCATTTATACTTAACCATAAATAATACTCAGTATTGGCTTGGTCAATTAAATGGACCAAgccattttttattattaaatataataataaatatgctAAAATGTAAGTACATTTGTAAAATAAGGGTGCTAGTGACAAGCTATCCTTCACTGTGTAGGAGGGACATGACCGTCGGGCATCAGTGGCCAGAGGAAATGTGAGGTTAAAGCACCATTATTTACTCGTGGGACAAGAACAAAGCGCCACTATTGTATCTATGCTGTGCTTTTTGCAAACTCTGTACCACCCTTTTCTTCACCCGAGCATGCAGCTGCTTGTGTCTCACGCTAACCCTTACACCTGCTTGTCCCAACtcagggtgacacacacacacacacacacacctgtatggAAAAACATCTACAGAGGTATTCAAGGTAGGCTTCATAAGGGCAATGACTCGGGGTAAGGGGGGGTAGTCAAAACTAAGGTGGAAAAAAGGAAAATGTCGAGGTTGCAAAAAAGCTCAAGCAACCTCCTGTAGTCTCCCCTCTTATAGACTCTATTCAAAAGGTTTTAAGCAACTGCATGACAATACACCCCCGTGTCTGTGTCCTCACCTGCTCTCATGAGAAACAAGGACTTTCAGTCATGGTGAAAGACAGACATTCAGACCAGCTATGGTACGAGCACCTGCTTAGATAAAGTTTTTGAATAAGTTCCCTGATCATTTGGCAAGCTAGCGACCCTCACTTAAGCACTGAGCGGGAACCTACATCTAGGCTAAGTTGTATTATTCGTGTTGTTGACTGGAACGTGTGGTATTGCAGCCAAAACAACGTACAAATAGTGTCCTGTTTTCAATATTACCTACTTAAAAGGTCACTTAAGTTCCGGGAACACTAGCCTTCCATGTGCCTATatacaagagtgtgtgtgttccttttcCATGCCTTTGCAATCACAACCATATGCCGACAAAAAACCCCCGGCATGCTCAAAGGACAAC
This sequence is a window from Hypomesus transpacificus isolate Combined female chromosome 25, fHypTra1, whole genome shotgun sequence. Protein-coding genes within it:
- the si:ch73-335l21.1 gene encoding insulin receptor substrate 1-B; translated protein: MESQATEPQNYEDVRKSGYLRKQKSMHRRYFVLRTASERGPARLEYYESEKKFRGKAPIPKKALALETCFNINKRADSKNKHMIVLYTRAESFAVAAENDTDQDEWYQAMVDLQCKSKTPTDSSGAGDYGVPNPGPAFKEVWQVKVWPKGLGQAKNLVGVYRLCLTEKTVNFVKLNSDAAAVVLQLMNVRRCGHSENFFFVEVGRSAVTGPGEFWMQVDDSVVAQNMHETLLEAMKALSEEFRQRSKSQSNSGPGGGATASNPISVPSRRHHPNPPPSQVGFTRRPRTEPPVGANGTGGGGNSANASPTPRHSFPRSHSTSDSKGDEGPGRGTATGSPTTNGSCSTTPILRSKSARSALTPAKNSLGLMRSISTPTPSPAPSLSSSSGHGSEFGGLGGATGGGGGAGAYTRIISQCTSVSGSPSDYGSSDEYGSSPGEHSLLAPSPGLPGGSVGSLGGPSLGEETNYILMGQRGGGGGNGNGNVGGPTSSSLPGAGAPSSSSQAQTRRVLRRSSSRECEAERRLLSKRASLPPMALERLAPRLRRGEEEEPDEDAADYAIMSRSTSRESFTTTSSSSTSSSARKESGMAAGGGGAGYLDVAGEIKAEGGGGGKVIGVDNGYMSMLPGVTAPPVSLSHSLSTSDSESKPADDYMAMTPNNSVSPPQQIRPPPGSDGYMMMSPNSSCSPDQRGGLGGGAWMGSGSADSRVGSDYMNMSPISARSANSSPPPPEHPSQMDHQPPQPAPKMVYSFYSLPRSYKHMPSSGHFEEGPGRGRRPNGSSSRGTGGGRAAGGREDQPLGVGAAVGRHFSLSSSSYSSSSASSESLGESDERVAQGAGPSAGEAHSKSAGNLQQRRGSAGPKQGQQGTGRTRPVSLFVDVSKANTLPRVRENPLAPEPKSPGEYVSIEFKGEKSPRGGVSGGGGRGRGLRHGMSLPHGSTHQRPLHRPASCLGGFLPLSHSPSTPVTPPSGSEYVNMDLGPSPSPSPLSLTPLGFPSFPTPLTPPALATVPKACDERSATPQEDASIGAEAGPRRTRQTIPSVSESESPRSCGDYTEMVFSLNNNTIPNLSNVSPKAPSPSRPDTTGLTLGLDFPLAKPGPNPDHGAKVIRADPQGRRRHCSETFLASPSLPTTSASSSSTASLFPEQAQAVARRLGFDSMLWGPVGDPPTPFLHPSPSSQPAAQASSIEQGLNYIDLDLANKESPHSSLDGSSTSLAVPSRLYSSVLSSGPLAPEWKQGRHRMLMSVESWEMLGVIAIPMSSSTSLSDKPIGSREEAD